In Nitrospirota bacterium, a single genomic region encodes these proteins:
- a CDS encoding SAM-dependent DNA methyltransferase yields MNNFGEKVNFIWSVADLLRGPYRPNQYKDVMLPLTVLRRLDCVLEPTKAKVLEKLKSLQGGKVKNVEPILCRVAGVPFYNTSRFSFEKLKGDPNNVAANLTHYIKGFSSRAREIIEHFGFEEHIAKLDKADRLFLVVSKFCEIDLHPDKVPNIEMGTIFEELIRKFNEASNEEAGDHFTPREVIRLMVNLLFLPDNDVLTTKGIVKTLYDPAAGTGGMLSVAEEYVRELNPDARLEVFGQDFNPQAYAICGSDMMIKGQSLDNIRFGDSFTQDHHAGRNFDYMLANPPFGVEWKPQEKVIRKEHEEQGFGGRFGAGLPRINDGSFLFLQHMIGKMKEAKEGGTRLGIVFNGSPLFTGSAGSGESEIRKWIIENDWLEGIVALPDQLFYNTGIYTYLWIVTNRKEKSRRGKIQLVNGTTFFSKMRKSLGQKRHEIGESHRNEITRLYGEFKEGEFVRIFDNPDFGYRRITVDRPLRLNFAVTEERVARLREASAFMSLAASQKKDKKLRLAKEGAGQEEQKLILAILKNKMDTSTFKNREEFLGRLKQAFTDGHWTVGGPLIKAVLESLSERDESAEICQDFKGNPEPDPELRDYENVPLKEDVTEYMKREVLPHVADCWVDESKTKIGYEINFNRYFYKYAPPRPLAEIEADLKKIEGEIAAMLGETSE; encoded by the coding sequence ATGAATAACTTTGGCGAGAAGGTCAATTTCATCTGGTCGGTGGCCGACCTGCTGCGCGGGCCGTACAGGCCGAACCAGTACAAGGACGTGATGCTGCCCCTGACCGTTCTCCGGCGGCTGGATTGCGTCCTGGAACCTACAAAGGCGAAAGTCCTAGAGAAGCTGAAGAGTCTCCAGGGCGGCAAAGTGAAAAACGTCGAGCCGATTCTGTGCCGCGTCGCCGGCGTGCCGTTCTACAACACCAGCCGGTTCTCGTTCGAGAAGCTGAAGGGCGATCCGAACAATGTCGCCGCCAATCTCACCCACTACATCAAGGGATTCTCCAGCCGCGCCCGGGAAATCATCGAGCATTTCGGGTTCGAGGAGCACATCGCCAAGCTCGACAAGGCGGATCGCCTTTTCCTCGTCGTCTCGAAGTTCTGCGAGATCGATCTCCACCCGGACAAGGTGCCGAACATCGAAATGGGCACGATCTTCGAGGAGCTGATCCGAAAGTTCAACGAGGCGTCGAACGAGGAAGCAGGCGACCACTTCACGCCCCGCGAGGTCATCCGACTCATGGTGAACCTGCTCTTCCTGCCGGACAACGACGTGTTGACCACCAAGGGCATCGTCAAAACCCTTTATGATCCGGCGGCTGGAACGGGTGGAATGCTCTCCGTGGCCGAGGAGTATGTGCGTGAACTGAATCCGGACGCCCGACTGGAGGTCTTCGGTCAGGACTTCAACCCGCAAGCCTACGCTATTTGCGGGTCGGACATGATGATCAAGGGGCAGAGCCTCGACAACATCCGATTCGGCGACAGCTTTACCCAGGACCATCATGCGGGCAGAAACTTCGACTACATGCTCGCGAATCCACCTTTTGGCGTGGAATGGAAACCGCAGGAGAAGGTCATCCGCAAGGAGCACGAGGAACAGGGATTCGGCGGACGCTTTGGAGCGGGACTGCCGCGCATCAACGATGGATCGTTCCTGTTCCTCCAGCACATGATCGGCAAGATGAAGGAGGCGAAGGAGGGCGGTACGCGGTTGGGGATCGTCTTCAACGGCTCGCCCCTTTTCACAGGGTCGGCGGGATCGGGCGAGAGCGAGATCAGAAAATGGATCATCGAGAACGACTGGCTGGAAGGCATAGTCGCCCTCCCGGACCAGCTTTTCTACAACACCGGCATCTACACATACCTGTGGATTGTCACGAACCGGAAGGAGAAGAGTCGGCGCGGGAAGATCCAGCTTGTGAATGGGACGACATTTTTCTCGAAGATGCGCAAGAGCCTCGGACAGAAACGGCATGAGATCGGCGAGTCCCATCGCAACGAGATCACGCGCCTCTATGGTGAATTCAAGGAGGGGGAATTCGTCCGCATTTTCGACAATCCGGATTTCGGATACCGCCGGATCACCGTGGATCGCCCGCTCCGGCTTAATTTCGCGGTTACTGAAGAACGAGTGGCCCGTCTGCGGGAAGCCTCGGCCTTCATGAGCCTTGCGGCGAGCCAGAAAAAGGACAAGAAGCTCAGGCTGGCGAAGGAGGGGGCGGGGCAGGAAGAGCAGAAGCTCATTCTGGCAATTCTCAAGAACAAGATGGACACCTCCACCTTCAAGAATCGCGAGGAATTTCTCGGAAGACTCAAGCAGGCGTTCACAGACGGCCACTGGACGGTCGGCGGCCCGCTGATCAAAGCCGTCCTGGAATCCCTTTCCGAGCGGGACGAAAGCGCCGAAATTTGCCAGGACTTCAAGGGGAATCCCGAACCCGATCCGGAACTGCGCGACTACGAGAATGTTCCCCTCAAGGAAGACGTGACGGAGTACATGAAGCGCGAAGTCCTCCCTCACGTTGCTGATTGCTGGGTTGACGAGTCGAAAACCAAGATCGGCTACGAGATCAACTTCAACCGGTATTTCTACAAGTATGCACCTCCGCGTCCGCTCGCGGAAATCGAGGCGGACCTGAAGAAAATCGAGGGCGAGATTGCGGCAATGCTGGGGGAGACGTCCGAATGA
- a CDS encoding transposase, which yields MKYGRRSVRLQGYDYAQSGAYFVTMCAQGRECLFGDVVDGDIVLNDAGRITERCWLAIPAHFPHVQLDVFVVMPNHLHGVLLIYDIPAASAVSVGAKNISPLQSDKSAGQRPRGTSKTIGSVIRGFKIGVTKWFRQNTSIHMVWQRNYYEHVVRNDDELNRIREYIVNNPAQWEMDLENPAAGAIRRVVPTERPCEDAQ from the coding sequence ATGAAATACGGCCGCCGGTCCGTCCGCTTGCAGGGCTACGACTACGCCCAATCCGGCGCGTATTTCGTGACGATGTGCGCGCAGGGGAGGGAATGCCTTTTCGGTGACGTGGTAGACGGCGACATCGTGTTGAATGACGCGGGACGAATCACGGAACGATGTTGGTTGGCAATTCCGGCCCATTTCCCCCATGTTCAATTGGACGTATTCGTCGTTATGCCCAACCATCTTCATGGGGTCTTGTTGATCTACGACATCCCCGCCGCATCGGCCGTATCCGTAGGGGCGAAAAATATTTCGCCCCTACAATCCGACAAATCCGCCGGCCAACGGCCACGTGGGACATCGAAAACCATCGGTTCGGTCATTCGTGGATTCAAAATCGGCGTGACCAAATGGTTCCGGCAAAACACCTCGATCCACATGGTGTGGCAACGCAATTACTACGAACACGTCGTTCGCAACGACGACGAATTGAACCGCATCCGGGAATACATCGTCAATAACCCGGCGCAATGGGAAATGGATCTGGAGAATCCAGCTGCGGGAGCGATCCGGCGGGTTGTCCCAACGGAAAGGCCGTGCGAAGACGCACAATGA
- a CDS encoding type II toxin-antitoxin system RelE/ParE family toxin, producing the protein MEFSVEFYESPAGRCPVREFLEELRTDDPDDFAAVMAGLVKLRQRRNHRPPISKPVGGGLFELRHVGKLNSRVMYFFVRGRRIVTVHGIRNKARDISPRDRVAALERMRDWRARNEA; encoded by the coding sequence GTGGAGTTCAGCGTAGAGTTCTACGAGTCGCCCGCGGGCCGATGTCCGGTTCGGGAGTTCCTTGAGGAATTGAGAACGGACGACCCGGATGACTTTGCAGCGGTAATGGCGGGACTCGTGAAGCTCCGGCAAAGGCGGAATCACCGGCCGCCGATTTCGAAGCCGGTGGGCGGGGGATTATTCGAACTGCGGCATGTGGGCAAGTTGAATTCGAGAGTGATGTACTTCTTTGTGAGGGGACGGCGGATTGTGACTGTACACGGGATACGCAACAAGGCGCGAGACATCTCCCCTCGTGATCGGGTGGCGGCATTGGAGCGGATGAGAGACTGGCGGGCGAGGAACGAAGCATGA
- a CDS encoding helix-turn-helix transcriptional regulator, producing MKKTNFDIYLEEQMRDKAFAARFRRAGEAWDVALQIAALRKEAGLSQKELAKRLRTTQQQVSRLESTSYEGHSLSMLRRVAAALDARVRVVLEPARSRGHTILAERQAKYGIR from the coding sequence ATGAAAAAGACGAATTTCGACATCTATTTGGAAGAACAGATGAGAGACAAGGCTTTTGCGGCGCGGTTCCGTCGGGCGGGTGAGGCGTGGGACGTGGCCCTCCAGATTGCGGCGCTTCGGAAAGAGGCGGGTCTTTCGCAGAAGGAACTTGCCAAACGACTCCGCACGACCCAGCAACAGGTCAGTCGCTTGGAGTCGACGTCCTACGAGGGTCATTCGCTCAGCATGCTCCGCCGGGTTGCGGCGGCGCTGGACGCCCGCGTCCGGGTGGTCCTCGAGCCGGCCCGCTCCCGCGGGCACACCATCCTTGCAGAGCGGCAGGCCAAATATGGAATCCGGTGA
- a CDS encoding DUF2130 domain-containing protein, with the protein MTEPTVICPKCKHEFKLTESLAAPLLASLRQDYEKRLAQKDEDFTKREGDLRQREEALEKAKHGVDEQVSQKLRQERAKIAAEEAKKAKLALGSDLEQKTKEVEDLQGVLRSKDEKLAEAQKAQADLIRLKREVDEARREAELKVQEGIQAGLAGEREKARKEAEGRLNIKMAEKDEAVASLRKEIEDAQSKLSEAQMAQAEFVRKQRELDDEKRKLDLTVEERLRDGAAGIREQGRKEAEDQLKLKVAEKEQTITSMQKQIEDLKRRAEQGSQQLQGEVQEIELEQLLRAKFPQDDIEPVGKGERGGDIMQRVVGPLGQPCGSILWESKRTKNWSDGWLAKLREDQRSAKAEIAVIVSQVLPKGIDSFDLIDGVWVVHPRAALPVAMALRQTLIEVGLARQASEGQQTKMGMVYEYLTGPRFRQRVQAIVEAFSNMKEDLDKEKKAITKQWAKREEQIDRVMQGTVGLYGDLQGIAGKTLQEIEGLDLPVLNALTPDPGE; encoded by the coding sequence ATGACGGAACCGACGGTCATATGTCCAAAGTGCAAGCACGAGTTCAAACTCACGGAATCGCTGGCCGCGCCGCTGCTCGCGTCCCTCCGGCAAGACTACGAGAAACGACTGGCACAGAAAGATGAGGACTTTACCAAACGAGAGGGCGATCTGCGGCAGCGGGAAGAAGCGCTGGAGAAGGCCAAGCATGGGGTGGATGAACAGGTCTCCCAGAAACTGCGGCAGGAACGCGCCAAGATTGCCGCCGAGGAGGCCAAAAAGGCCAAGCTGGCGCTGGGTTCCGACTTGGAACAGAAGACGAAGGAGGTAGAGGACCTTCAGGGAGTTCTCAGGAGCAAGGACGAGAAGCTGGCCGAGGCTCAGAAGGCACAGGCTGACTTGATTCGTCTGAAGCGCGAGGTAGATGAAGCCAGGCGGGAAGCAGAACTGAAGGTGCAGGAGGGGATTCAGGCGGGCCTTGCTGGCGAGCGCGAAAAGGCGCGGAAGGAGGCCGAGGGACGGTTGAATATCAAGATGGCGGAGAAGGACGAAGCCGTCGCTTCTCTGCGGAAAGAAATCGAGGATGCCCAGTCAAAACTTTCCGAGGCGCAAATGGCCCAAGCTGAATTCGTCCGAAAACAGCGGGAGCTTGATGACGAGAAACGCAAGCTGGACCTGACGGTTGAGGAGCGATTGCGGGACGGCGCGGCGGGAATTCGCGAGCAGGGCCGCAAGGAAGCTGAAGACCAACTCAAGCTCAAGGTTGCCGAGAAAGAGCAGACCATTACCTCCATGCAGAAACAGATCGAGGACCTCAAGCGTCGGGCCGAACAGGGATCGCAGCAACTCCAGGGGGAAGTCCAAGAGATCGAACTTGAGCAACTTCTGCGTGCCAAATTCCCGCAGGACGATATCGAGCCTGTAGGCAAGGGCGAGCGGGGTGGCGACATCATGCAGAGGGTTGTCGGCCCACTCGGCCAGCCGTGCGGTTCGATCCTATGGGAGTCGAAACGGACCAAGAACTGGAGCGATGGCTGGCTCGCGAAGCTCCGGGAGGACCAGAGATCCGCCAAGGCGGAAATTGCGGTGATTGTCAGCCAAGTTCTTCCGAAAGGTATCGATTCCTTCGATTTGATCGATGGCGTTTGGGTTGTCCATCCTCGCGCGGCGCTTCCGGTTGCCATGGCATTGCGCCAGACCTTGATCGAAGTCGGGCTGGCCCGCCAGGCTTCCGAGGGGCAGCAGACGAAAATGGGAATGGTCTACGAGTACCTGACCGGCCCGCGATTCCGCCAGCGCGTTCAAGCCATCGTCGAGGCGTTTTCCAACATGAAAGAAGATTTGGACAAGGAGAAAAAGGCCATCACGAAACAGTGGGCCAAACGCGAAGAGCAAATCGACCGCGTCATGCAGGGCACCGTCGGCCTGTACGGCGACCTCCAAGGCATTGCGGGGAAAACCTTGCAGGAAATTGAAGGGCTTGATCTCCCAGTCCTTAATGCACTGACTCCAGATCCGGGAGAATAA
- a CDS encoding Dam family site-specific DNA-(adenine-N6)-methyltransferase, which produces MRQIVHILPRQFGRYHEPFLGSGALFFFLGPQRALLTDKCSELIDVYTMIRHEVSTIIRYLRPMKPNRDLFYAIRNQPSRGRLKRAAEFLYLNKTCWNGLYRVNSEGRFNVPYGMPRTDFIADFENLRACSQVLERPGVKLRSCDFEAALVNVKAGDLVYLDPPYVTRHNNNGFVDYNETLFSWEDQRRLATRARQIANAGAYVIVTNANHREVVELYQGFKSRTLTRSSTLASDFKCRGRVKEALLYSPNCGEGRRSPCRRVLGGSDD; this is translated from the coding sequence TTGAGGCAGATTGTTCATATCCTGCCACGCCAGTTCGGTAGATACCACGAGCCATTTCTCGGGTCCGGCGCGCTCTTCTTCTTTCTCGGACCCCAGCGAGCGTTGCTGACTGATAAGTGTAGCGAATTGATTGATGTCTACACGATGATCAGGCATGAGGTGTCCACCATCATTCGATACTTGAGACCGATGAAGCCGAACCGCGACCTGTTCTACGCCATTCGCAACCAGCCGAGCCGGGGCAGGCTGAAGCGAGCAGCCGAGTTCCTGTATCTCAACAAAACCTGCTGGAATGGGCTGTACCGCGTCAACTCGGAGGGACGGTTCAACGTTCCGTACGGGATGCCCAGAACGGACTTCATCGCGGACTTCGAAAATCTCCGTGCATGCTCCCAGGTCCTTGAGAGGCCCGGAGTGAAGCTCCGGTCCTGTGATTTCGAGGCCGCCTTGGTGAACGTGAAGGCCGGCGATCTGGTTTACCTTGATCCGCCATACGTTACGCGGCACAACAACAACGGCTTCGTCGATTACAACGAAACTCTCTTCTCCTGGGAGGATCAGAGACGCCTAGCCACGCGCGCGCGGCAGATCGCAAATGCTGGGGCCTATGTAATCGTGACCAACGCCAACCATCGAGAGGTTGTGGAGCTTTACCAAGGCTTCAAGAGCCGTACTCTGACACGGTCTTCGACTCTGGCCTCTGACTTCAAGTGCCGGGGTCGAGTGAAAGAAGCCCTCCTGTACTCTCCGAATTGCGGGGAGGGACGTAGATCACCGTGCCGAAGGGTTCTTGGAGGCAGCGATGACTAG
- a CDS encoding ParB N-terminal domain-containing protein: MTRRTKALVPEPVGVKTLRTNQLQPNPHNPRMLFDKAPMKTLQDSIGQVGILVPLTVYQRRSDRQFIILDGQRRWICAQKVGLPTVPVNQVAEPNLVQNIVTMFQIHKLRKDWELMPTALKLEVLITKLQEKSDRKLAELTGLDIAVVTRCKKLLSYSKEFQDLMLDPDPEKRVKADFFIELFPVLHDRVVKKMSQRSQGPLVRKMLAKHQSTEGGIRAVTDFRKVKQHLANARKAGKVSVIARRFKEFAEKVELSPDHLVIPAANVSAQARSLHGKVEKLQEALAGLDVEAYVGEEALWGAIESLLRTVRKCLAVAGRRTNE, encoded by the coding sequence ATGACTAGACGGACCAAGGCCCTTGTTCCCGAGCCGGTCGGTGTCAAGACCCTCCGGACGAACCAGCTCCAGCCGAATCCGCACAATCCTAGGATGCTCTTCGACAAAGCGCCGATGAAGACGCTCCAAGATTCAATTGGTCAGGTCGGAATCCTGGTGCCGCTCACTGTCTACCAGCGCAGGTCGGACCGGCAATTCATCATCTTGGACGGCCAGCGGCGGTGGATCTGCGCACAGAAGGTCGGGCTGCCGACGGTGCCTGTAAATCAGGTCGCCGAGCCAAACCTGGTTCAAAACATAGTGACGATGTTTCAGATCCACAAGCTGCGCAAAGATTGGGAGCTCATGCCGACGGCGCTCAAACTTGAAGTCCTCATAACGAAGCTGCAGGAGAAATCAGATCGCAAGCTGGCGGAACTGACGGGTCTGGATATCGCCGTCGTAACCCGTTGTAAGAAGCTGCTTTCGTACTCAAAGGAGTTCCAGGATCTGATGCTCGACCCAGACCCGGAAAAGCGCGTCAAGGCAGATTTCTTCATCGAGCTGTTTCCAGTCCTCCACGACAGGGTGGTCAAGAAGATGTCACAACGCTCCCAAGGCCCCCTCGTTCGCAAGATGCTCGCGAAGCATCAAAGCACCGAGGGGGGTATCAGGGCAGTCACAGATTTCCGCAAGGTCAAGCAGCATTTGGCAAACGCACGGAAGGCAGGCAAGGTCTCGGTAATCGCTCGCAGGTTTAAAGAGTTCGCCGAGAAGGTGGAGCTGAGTCCTGACCACCTGGTGATTCCGGCGGCTAACGTGTCAGCCCAGGCAAGATCACTTCACGGCAAGGTCGAAAAACTCCAGGAAGCACTTGCAGGCCTTGACGTCGAGGCATACGTCGGCGAGGAAGCACTATGGGGCGCAATCGAGTCGCTACTTCGCACGGTTCGCAAATGCCTAGCGGTTGCAGGACGAAGGACCAATGAATGA
- a CDS encoding restriction endonuclease subunit S, with amino-acid sequence MNWRAYPETKPSGLEWLGEIPSGWRTMRLKYCASLVNEKTDGFASELPYTGLEHIESWTGKRVQTGEKPEAEGQASKFCGGDLLFGKLRPYLAKVFRSDESGICTGELLVLRTKNVSRDYLFYYVLARDFISIVDSSTYGAKMPRASWEFIGNLPALVPSDNEQRAIAAFLDRETGRIDGLIEKKERQIELLQEKRAAVITHAVTKGLDPKAPMKDSGIEWLGEIPAHWTIRQLKYVATFQRGHDLPDSVRAEGAVPVVTSGGISGSHDEYRAKGPGIVTGRYGTIGTIYYVEDDFWPHNTTLYCSNSRGNNMRFLWYLLQNISGFFLLNAGKSAVPGVDRNDLHPIPVAIPVDVDEQKEIAGFLDRETVKGDALCKRIDESIAVLREYRTALISAAVTGKIDVRPADGALRNLNQADEDGQDVTVVGE; translated from the coding sequence ATGAACTGGCGAGCGTATCCTGAAACCAAGCCGTCCGGCTTGGAGTGGCTGGGGGAGATTCCATCAGGCTGGCGGACCATGCGGCTCAAGTACTGCGCTTCCCTCGTCAACGAGAAAACAGATGGATTCGCCTCGGAATTGCCATACACCGGGCTTGAACACATCGAGTCCTGGACCGGAAAACGGGTTCAGACGGGTGAAAAACCGGAAGCTGAAGGGCAGGCAAGCAAGTTCTGCGGGGGAGACCTCCTCTTTGGGAAATTACGACCGTATCTGGCCAAGGTTTTCCGTTCCGACGAAAGCGGCATCTGCACCGGAGAGCTGTTGGTCTTGCGGACGAAGAACGTCAGCCGTGACTACCTTTTCTACTATGTACTGGCACGGGATTTCATTTCAATCGTTGACTCCTCCACCTATGGGGCGAAGATGCCCAGGGCAAGCTGGGAATTCATCGGAAATCTTCCAGCACTTGTTCCTTCTGACAATGAGCAACGCGCGATCGCGGCGTTTTTGGATCGGGAGACGGGGCGGATTGATGGGCTGATTGAGAAGAAAGAGCGGCAGATCGAACTCCTACAGGAAAAACGCGCGGCTGTAATCACCCATGCCGTGACGAAGGGCCTCGATCCGAAGGCCCCCATGAAAGATTCCGGCATCGAGTGGCTGGGAGAGATTCCGGCGCATTGGACTATTCGTCAACTTAAGTACGTGGCCACGTTTCAGAGAGGACATGATCTTCCAGATTCAGTGCGAGCGGAGGGGGCAGTCCCCGTCGTTACGTCTGGGGGCATTTCCGGGAGTCATGATGAATACCGCGCAAAGGGACCCGGAATCGTAACGGGTCGGTACGGGACGATTGGCACGATTTACTATGTCGAGGATGACTTTTGGCCGCACAATACGACGCTATATTGTAGCAATTCGCGAGGCAACAATATGAGGTTTCTCTGGTACCTGCTTCAGAATATCTCCGGCTTTTTTCTTCTCAACGCAGGAAAATCAGCGGTTCCGGGCGTAGACCGCAACGACCTGCATCCCATACCCGTAGCAATTCCTGTGGATGTTGACGAACAGAAGGAGATTGCAGGATTTCTCGACAGGGAGACGGTCAAGGGTGACGCCCTTTGTAAACGGATCGATGAATCCATTGCTGTTCTCCGCGAATACCGGACGGCGCTCATCTCGGCCGCCGTGACCGGCAAGATCGATGTGCGGCCAGCGGACGGGGCACTCAGGAATCTGAACCAAGCCGATGAAGATGGACAAGACGTAACCGTGGTGGGAGAATAA
- a CDS encoding zeta toxin family protein codes for MKRRRRPVVVVLAGPNGAGKSTVGPRLLKETLRVVEFINTDTIALGLSAFRPEGAAIEAGRVMLRRFEELAHKRENFAVESTLAGRTLAPRLAGLKKRGYKIHIIFIRLASDALAIERVADRVRSGGHNIPIDVIRRRYRRGLRNFFHFYMPLADDWRLYDNSGPVGPRLVAFGRKKLKIHVMEPAVWRIVEEGAS; via the coding sequence GTGAAGCGGAGGAGAAGGCCCGTCGTCGTTGTCCTCGCCGGGCCAAACGGCGCGGGAAAATCGACCGTCGGGCCGAGGTTGTTGAAAGAAACGCTCCGGGTGGTGGAGTTCATTAACACCGATACCATCGCCTTGGGACTTTCCGCTTTCCGGCCCGAAGGGGCGGCCATCGAGGCAGGGAGGGTGATGTTACGCAGATTCGAGGAGCTTGCCCATAAACGGGAAAACTTTGCCGTCGAATCGACGCTCGCGGGGCGCACGCTCGCCCCTCGTCTGGCCGGGTTGAAGAAAAGGGGCTACAAGATTCACATCATTTTCATCCGGCTCGCGAGCGATGCACTCGCCATTGAAAGAGTCGCTGACCGTGTGAGGTCCGGGGGGCACAATATCCCCATAGACGTCATCCGACGACGGTACCGCCGAGGTCTCCGGAACTTCTTCCATTTCTACATGCCCCTTGCCGATGACTGGCGGCTATACGATAATTCTGGTCCAGTGGGTCCAAGGCTTGTGGCATTCGGAAGGAAGAAACTCAAGATCCACGTGATGGAGCCGGCTGTTTGGAGAATAGTGGAGGAAGGCGCGTCTTGA